The following coding sequences lie in one Glycine soja cultivar W05 chromosome 16, ASM419377v2, whole genome shotgun sequence genomic window:
- the LOC114390487 gene encoding GDSL esterase/lipase At5g14450-like produces the protein MGLLRNFVVVTVIALSEFLSIGAGETNSSSQTCDFQAIFNFGDSNSDTGCMSAAFYPAALPYGETFFNEAAGRASDGRLIIDFIAKHLGLPLLSAYMDSIGSSYSHGANFAAASSTVRRQNKTFFDGGSPFSLEIQVAQFIQFMTRTAKFYKQGQGNSFPRPEDFAKAIYTFDIGQNDIAAALQRMGQENTEAAISDIVDQLSNQLIYLYTQGARTFWIHNTGPIGCLPVSMPKHIAYNYTPAEGYLDQNGCVVYANDVAKEFNRKLNDTVVKLRTLYLDASFVYVDMFSAKYQLISNAKKEGFVDPSEICCGYHEGGNHFFCGNYNATVNGTEIYAGSCKSPSSHISWDGVHYTDAANSWIANRIVTGSFSNPQLPITRSCLLA, from the exons ATGGGACTCCTCAGAAACTTTGTCGTTGTTACTGTGATTGCACTCTCAGAGTTTCTGAGTATAGGAGCTGGGGAAACCAATTCCTCATcacaaacatgtgattttcaAGCCATATTCAACTTTGGTGACTCTAATTCAGATACTGGATGCATGTCAGCAGCATTTTACCCAGCGGCTTTGCCCTATGGTGAGACTTTTTTCAATGAGGCTGCTGGGAGAGCTTCTGATGGACGCCTTATCATAGATTTCATTG CCAAGCACCTTGGTTTGCCACTATTGAGTGCATACATGGACTCAATTGGATCAAGTTATAGCCATGGTGCAAACTTTGCTGCAGCATCATCAACGGTTAGGAGGCAAAACAAAACCTTCTTTGATGGTGGTAGTCCTTTCAGTCTTGAAATTCAGGTGGCACAGTTTATCCAATTTATGACACGCACCGCCAAGTTCTACAAACAAG GACAGGGAAATTCCTTTCCAAGGCCAGAGGACTTTGCGAAGGCCATCTACACATTCGACATTGGGCAAAATGACATTGCTGCTGCTCTTCAAAGAATGGGCCAGGAAAATACTGAAGCAGCCATCTCAGATATAGTGGACCAATTATCAAACCAACTTATA TATTTATACACACAAGGAGCAAGGACATTCTGGATCCATAATACAGGCCCCATTGGGTGCTTGCCTGTGTCCATGCCCAAGCATATTGCCTACAATTATACTCCAGCAGAAGGATATCTTGACCAAAACGGCTGTGTCGTATATGCAAACGACGTGGCCAAGGAGTTCAATAGAAAGCTCAATGATACGGTGGTTAAACTAAGGACATTGTACCTTGATGCCTCCTTTGTGTATGTGGACATGTTCTCTGCCAAGTATCAGCTAATCAGTAATGCTAAGAAAGAAG GATTTGTTGACCCATCTGAAATCTGTTGTGGGTATCATGAGGGTGGCAATCACTTCTTCTGTGGGAATTACAATGCAACGGTTAATGGTACAGAAATTTATGCTGGTTCATGCAAATCTCCTTCTTCCCACATTAGCTGGGATGGCGTGCACTACACTGACGCAGCAAATAGCTGGATTGCCAATCGCATTGTCACTGGTTCATTCTCAAATCCACAGCTTCCCATTACACGTTCATGCTTGTTAGCATAA